From the genome of Gemmatimonadota bacterium, one region includes:
- a CDS encoding MoxR family ATPase, whose amino-acid sequence MGTTDQTQASPDQRDLELLKKLSVARKALLAQIGRKIIGQQEVVENLVAAILAGGHVVIVGVPGLAKTLLVQTVSEALDLTFSRVQFTPDLMPGDITGTELLEEDHATGRRVFKFVKGPVFANVVLADEINRAPPKTQSALLQAMQERTVTVAGQTHKLPSPFFVLATQNPIEQEATYPLPEAQLDRFMFELNVGYPSFEEEERIVTSTTGAGEVTIEPVLRGEEVLELQRLVRRMPAPPSIVKFAVGLARSTRPSEPDAHPEIKKYVSYGTGPRASQYLVLGAKARAAMDGRPVPDIDDVRSVAMTVLRHRMVMNFQAEAEGMGADKIVSLVLKR is encoded by the coding sequence GTGGGGACCACCGACCAGACGCAGGCGTCGCCCGACCAGCGCGACCTCGAACTCCTCAAGAAGCTCAGTGTCGCGCGCAAGGCGCTGCTGGCGCAGATCGGGCGCAAGATCATCGGGCAACAGGAAGTCGTCGAAAACCTCGTGGCCGCCATCCTCGCCGGGGGCCACGTCGTCATCGTCGGCGTCCCGGGGCTCGCGAAGACGCTCCTCGTACAGACCGTCTCAGAGGCGCTCGACCTCACCTTCTCGCGCGTCCAGTTCACCCCCGACCTCATGCCGGGCGACATCACCGGCACGGAGCTGTTGGAGGAAGACCACGCGACCGGGCGCCGCGTCTTCAAGTTCGTGAAGGGACCGGTCTTCGCGAACGTCGTCCTGGCCGACGAGATCAACCGCGCCCCGCCAAAGACGCAGTCGGCGCTGCTGCAGGCCATGCAGGAACGCACCGTCACCGTCGCCGGGCAGACGCACAAGCTCCCGTCGCCGTTCTTCGTGCTCGCCACGCAGAACCCGATCGAGCAGGAAGCGACGTACCCCCTCCCCGAGGCCCAGCTCGACCGCTTCATGTTCGAGCTGAACGTCGGCTATCCGTCGTTTGAGGAGGAGGAGCGCATCGTGACCTCCACCACTGGCGCGGGCGAGGTCACCATCGAGCCGGTGCTGCGCGGCGAGGAGGTGCTCGAGCTGCAACGCCTCGTGCGTCGCATGCCCGCCCCGCCGTCGATCGTGAAGTTTGCCGTGGGACTCGCCCGGTCGACCCGCCCCAGCGAGCCTGACGCGCACCCCGAGATCAAGAAGTACGTCTCCTACGGCACGGGGCCACGCGCCTCGCAGTACCTCGTGCTCGGCGCCAAGGCCCGGGCTGCGATGGACGGCCGCCCGGTCCCGGACATCGACGACGTGCGCAGCGTCGCCATGACCGTCCTCCGGCATCGCATGGTGATGAACTTCCAGGCCGAGGCCGAGGGGATGGGGGCCGACAAGATCGTTTCGCTGGTCCTCAAGCGGTAA
- a CDS encoding AAA family ATPase, translating to MLRALTFGQCAFESPLARIAPDSEIHFALLLSLAASPPEGVPRDELVTRIWPRAEGEEGRHRMRQAMYRLRQLTIPIQLRGGHLSLDWPQTDLDVHLLLHGAPRREALVRLGALPFLPSYAPMLGEPFGHWLESLRARVAMRLRRALADEVSSARGRGRFHEMGQVARALLALDPLNEIGTMGLAEALALEGSKVEALRLLGDYEDEVGAINVNLQLPVRVLRRRVAEVLDDSLMLRRFEIPFVGREREFGELRQLLREVRGGASRAAIITGEAGIGKSRLAGELLRLAALDGATLASYTASAGDSFTPISTLVSVGQQLLTLPGALGCAQEHLAYVRRLGTPETVTAWSVTGMAADILYAQLVQALAELVSAIAEEAPLLLLVDDAERLHPTTWRVLMDVWDRVGARSACFLFAARRLPEWYGSAGPRSCERLMQHVRLFPFRREESLEFVQRWGEKNHVAVDDDAAQRVAATSQGNPFYLTELAAHLGRGGDPVETPPSIRELIAAQHSALSKRAQRVLLVIALFEARATTSRVTQVLELPAGEFMAALDELEEAGLVGAKGPTVWCRHRLVGEMSASLGMPSIVAFAHGRSAALLEAEADATNSVELLGDCVTHWERAGETRRAYEAAMKLGHRLVGMGMGRKREKRSNALRTCQRIETSSSRP from the coding sequence GTGCTGCGTGCCCTCACCTTTGGCCAGTGCGCCTTCGAGTCACCGCTCGCCCGAATCGCCCCCGATTCGGAGATCCACTTCGCCCTGCTCCTGAGCCTCGCCGCCTCCCCACCCGAGGGGGTGCCGCGCGATGAGCTGGTGACGCGCATCTGGCCGCGTGCCGAGGGCGAGGAGGGGCGACATCGCATGCGACAGGCGATGTACCGCCTGCGGCAGCTGACGATCCCCATCCAGCTGCGCGGGGGGCACCTCTCGCTCGACTGGCCGCAAACGGACCTCGACGTGCACCTCCTGTTGCACGGGGCGCCGCGCCGTGAGGCGCTGGTCCGCCTGGGGGCGCTCCCCTTCCTGCCGTCGTACGCGCCGATGCTGGGCGAGCCCTTCGGGCACTGGCTCGAGTCCTTGCGGGCACGGGTGGCCATGCGGCTGCGGCGCGCCCTCGCCGACGAGGTCAGCTCGGCGCGCGGCCGCGGGCGCTTTCACGAGATGGGGCAGGTGGCGCGTGCCCTGCTCGCCCTCGACCCGCTCAATGAGATCGGCACGATGGGGCTCGCCGAGGCGCTCGCGCTGGAGGGGAGCAAGGTCGAGGCGTTGCGGCTGCTGGGGGACTACGAGGACGAGGTCGGGGCGATCAACGTCAACCTGCAGCTGCCGGTGCGCGTGCTGCGACGCCGGGTCGCCGAGGTGCTGGACGACTCGCTGATGCTGCGGCGGTTCGAGATCCCGTTCGTGGGACGGGAACGCGAGTTCGGCGAGCTGCGACAGCTGCTGCGCGAGGTGCGCGGCGGGGCGTCGCGCGCCGCGATCATCACCGGCGAGGCGGGGATCGGCAAGAGCCGGCTGGCCGGCGAGCTATTGCGGCTGGCGGCACTCGACGGGGCCACGCTCGCCAGCTACACCGCGTCGGCCGGTGACAGCTTCACCCCCATCAGCACCCTGGTGAGCGTGGGCCAGCAGCTGCTCACCTTGCCTGGGGCGCTCGGCTGCGCGCAGGAGCACCTCGCCTACGTGCGGCGATTGGGGACACCCGAGACGGTGACCGCCTGGAGCGTGACCGGGATGGCGGCCGACATCCTCTATGCGCAGTTGGTGCAGGCGCTGGCGGAACTCGTGTCGGCGATCGCCGAGGAGGCGCCGCTGCTCCTGCTCGTGGACGACGCGGAGCGGCTGCATCCCACCACGTGGCGCGTGCTGATGGACGTGTGGGATCGCGTGGGGGCGCGCAGCGCCTGCTTCCTGTTCGCGGCGCGACGGCTCCCGGAGTGGTACGGCTCGGCCGGGCCACGGTCGTGCGAACGGCTCATGCAGCACGTGCGGCTCTTTCCCTTCCGGCGCGAGGAGTCGCTGGAGTTCGTGCAGCGATGGGGGGAGAAGAACCACGTGGCGGTCGACGATGACGCGGCGCAGCGCGTCGCCGCGACGTCGCAGGGCAATCCGTTCTACCTCACGGAGCTCGCGGCGCACCTGGGGCGCGGCGGCGACCCCGTGGAGACCCCACCCAGCATTCGGGAGTTGATTGCGGCGCAGCACTCGGCGCTGAGCAAGCGGGCGCAGCGCGTGCTGTTGGTGATAGCGCTGTTCGAGGCCCGGGCGACGACGAGTCGCGTGACGCAGGTCCTCGAGCTCCCCGCCGGCGAGTTCATGGCGGCGCTCGACGAACTGGAGGAGGCGGGGCTGGTGGGAGCCAAGGGGCCGACGGTATGGTGCCGGCACCGCCTGGTGGGTGAGATGTCGGCCTCGTTAGGAATGCCGAGCATCGTGGCCTTCGCGCACGGTCGCTCGGCCGCGTTGCTGGAGGCCGAAGCCGATGCGACGAACTCGGTGGAGTTGTTAGGCGACTGCGTGACGCATTGGGAGCGGGCGGGTGAGACGCGGCGGGCGTACGAGGCGGCGATGAAGCTTGGCCACCGGTTGGTGGGGATGGGGATGGGGAGGAAGCGGGAAAAGCGTTCGAACGCGCTGAGAACTTGTCAGAGGATCGAGACCAGCTCGTCGCGGCCATAG
- a CDS encoding HD-GYP domain-containing protein: MAALLALLSIAADFMAFYQARRDAVGSVALIPMSATVLILPDWRGMIAILVVQVATQLLNKRSLVKGAFNVAQVTLGFAVGSAAYRYLGGTSFSLLKGEGFFSALSTLIAPTTALIVAFIVVNTLCISAVISAVSGQRIFQTWIASNKSSAAISLLQVVFAFYLAWLSVNLGVIGAAGMVLPMIAVRQLSRTTIELTSVTEELLDLMVAAIEARDPYTSGHSKRVARASKIIARSLGLKPEQVERVEVAALLHDVGKIDEQFARILAKEGRLTPDEWETMKRHPVRSAELVGMLTSLKDIVPAVRHHHENWDGTGYPQNLKGEDIPLGSRIIMFADTLDAITTDRPYRKALSIEDARSEFVKFRGKQFDPWICDRVVSPEVWLELYASIEKERESEALRYAAGKTKAS; encoded by the coding sequence TTGGCGGCGCTGTTGGCGCTGCTCAGCATCGCGGCCGATTTCATGGCATTCTATCAGGCCCGTCGCGACGCAGTCGGCTCCGTCGCCCTGATTCCCATGAGCGCCACAGTCCTGATACTTCCGGACTGGCGTGGCATGATCGCGATACTCGTCGTCCAGGTAGCAACGCAGCTTCTCAACAAGCGATCTCTGGTAAAGGGTGCGTTCAATGTCGCACAGGTAACTCTGGGATTCGCCGTTGGATCAGCCGCATACCGCTACTTGGGCGGCACCAGCTTTTCGTTGCTGAAAGGTGAGGGGTTCTTCTCGGCGCTCAGCACGCTAATCGCGCCAACAACGGCGTTGATTGTGGCGTTCATCGTTGTCAACACGCTCTGCATCAGCGCAGTCATCAGCGCCGTTAGTGGCCAGCGGATTTTCCAGACGTGGATCGCGAGCAACAAGTCCTCAGCCGCGATCTCGCTACTTCAGGTTGTGTTCGCCTTCTACCTCGCTTGGCTCAGCGTCAATCTGGGGGTCATCGGTGCCGCTGGGATGGTCTTGCCGATGATCGCGGTTCGGCAACTCTCTCGGACTACGATCGAGCTGACAAGCGTAACCGAAGAGCTCCTGGACCTCATGGTCGCCGCTATCGAGGCTAGAGATCCGTACACATCGGGCCATTCCAAGCGCGTTGCCCGAGCTTCGAAGATCATTGCTCGATCACTCGGGCTGAAGCCGGAGCAGGTGGAACGCGTTGAGGTCGCCGCGCTTCTTCACGATGTCGGAAAGATCGACGAGCAGTTCGCGCGCATTCTCGCGAAGGAAGGTCGGCTCACTCCCGATGAGTGGGAGACTATGAAGCGCCATCCAGTTCGGAGCGCAGAGCTGGTTGGGATGCTGACCAGCCTAAAGGACATCGTTCCAGCCGTTCGTCACCATCATGAAAACTGGGACGGTACGGGTTATCCGCAGAACCTAAAGGGCGAGGATATCCCGCTGGGTTCTCGGATCATTATGTTCGCGGACACCCTCGACGCGATCACCACGGATCGTCCATATCGCAAAGCTCTGAGCATCGAAGACGCTCGAAGCGAATTTGTGAAGTTCCGCGGCAAACAATTCGACCCGTGGATATGCGACCGGGTCGTATCGCCAGAAGTATGGCTTGAGCTATATGCGTCGATCGAGAAGGAGCGGGAGAGCGAGGCGCTCCGCTATGCCGCAGGCAAGACAAAGGCTTCTTAG
- a CDS encoding sigma-54-dependent Fis family transcriptional regulator produces the protein MSVLITLTDVEPAVRLNAALEQAGVETAVVSPLDDMRAAIRRAKPSVVVFTGGLLDQQNVQVVRELLWNDVAVIGFADVRDAAIDERLRLLGYVEVYGKPVVLDEATAGVRRILERQRLSRETGLIGESEAIREVLVKVEQIAPVSSTVLIEGESGTGKELIARAIHQLSPRRNKPFIAVNVGALPETLLESELFGHEKGAFTGAAERRLGRFELAHGGTIFLDEIGEIPGSVQVKLLRVLEQREVTRVGGTATIPVDVRVVAATNNPLRAAVEQGQFRADLFYRLNVLRMYLPPLRERRGDIAILVRRFVRDLTRQHDRPFHGISAEAMQLLVDYAWPGNVRELRNLVESMVVLAPGREIGPADIPPQIREGGSRLLPVPIGPVVRGHAGAEGRELEFIVRSLVELKLQVEELRRRMDEASQQLPAQLPPHLASQLAGQWIGEVRQAPAYSGLVGGLEPVVESPAELGITLRPGMTMAEIERAAIEVALRNSRGNRRKAAEVLQIGERTLYRKLREYHLVPDDASDGIDDSEGSDGDDGVREAGVRHRS, from the coding sequence ATGAGCGTCCTCATCACGCTGACCGACGTCGAGCCCGCCGTGCGTCTCAACGCGGCGCTCGAGCAGGCGGGGGTCGAGACCGCCGTCGTCTCGCCGCTCGACGACATGCGCGCCGCCATCCGCCGCGCCAAGCCGAGCGTTGTCGTGTTCACGGGGGGATTGCTCGACCAGCAGAACGTGCAGGTGGTGCGCGAGCTGCTGTGGAACGACGTGGCGGTCATCGGCTTCGCCGACGTGCGCGATGCGGCCATCGACGAACGATTGCGCCTGCTGGGCTACGTCGAGGTGTACGGCAAGCCCGTCGTCCTCGACGAGGCGACCGCCGGCGTGCGGCGCATCCTGGAGCGGCAGCGGCTGTCGCGCGAGACCGGGTTGATCGGCGAGTCGGAGGCGATTCGCGAGGTCCTGGTCAAGGTCGAGCAGATCGCCCCCGTGAGCAGCACCGTCCTCATCGAGGGAGAGAGCGGGACCGGGAAAGAGCTGATCGCGCGTGCGATCCACCAGCTCAGCCCGCGCCGCAACAAGCCGTTCATCGCCGTGAACGTGGGCGCGCTTCCCGAGACGTTGCTCGAGAGTGAGCTGTTCGGGCATGAGAAGGGGGCGTTCACCGGGGCGGCGGAGCGGCGCCTGGGGCGCTTCGAGCTGGCGCACGGCGGGACCATCTTCCTCGACGAGATCGGCGAGATCCCGGGGAGCGTGCAGGTCAAGCTCCTGCGGGTGCTGGAGCAGCGCGAGGTGACGCGCGTGGGGGGGACCGCGACGATCCCCGTCGACGTGCGCGTGGTCGCGGCGACCAACAATCCGCTGCGGGCCGCGGTTGAGCAGGGGCAATTCCGTGCCGACCTGTTCTACCGGCTCAACGTCCTGCGCATGTACCTCCCACCGCTCCGCGAGCGGCGCGGAGACATTGCGATCCTCGTGCGGCGCTTCGTGCGCGACCTCACGCGCCAGCACGACCGGCCGTTCCACGGGATCAGCGCCGAGGCCATGCAGCTCCTCGTCGACTACGCGTGGCCGGGCAATGTGCGCGAGCTGCGCAATCTGGTGGAGAGCATGGTGGTGCTCGCGCCGGGTCGGGAGATCGGCCCGGCCGACATCCCGCCACAGATCCGCGAGGGTGGGTCGCGACTCCTCCCCGTCCCCATCGGCCCCGTCGTGCGCGGGCATGCGGGGGCGGAGGGGCGCGAGCTGGAGTTCATCGTGCGCAGCCTCGTCGAGCTCAAGCTGCAGGTGGAGGAGCTGCGTCGGCGCATGGATGAGGCGTCCCAGCAGCTCCCGGCGCAGCTGCCCCCTCATCTGGCCTCGCAGCTCGCGGGGCAGTGGATCGGGGAGGTGCGTCAGGCGCCGGCCTATTCCGGGCTTGTGGGCGGGCTCGAGCCCGTCGTCGAGAGCCCGGCGGAGTTGGGGATCACGCTGCGTCCGGGGATGACGATGGCCGAGATCGAGCGGGCGGCGATCGAGGTGGCGCTTCGCAACTCACGCGGCAATCGCCGCAAGGCGGCCGAGGTGCTGCAGATCGGGGAGCGCACGTTGTACCGGAAGCTGCGCGAGTATCATCTGGTCCCCGACGATGCGAGCGACGGGATCGACGATTCGGAGGGGAGCGACGGCGACGATGGCGTGCGTGAGGCGGGGGTGAGGCACCGCAGTTAG
- a CDS encoding MogA/MoaB family molybdenum cofactor biosynthesis protein: MRIAILTISDAGARGLRADASGDAVAAWAAATGGDVTVRHIVPDESVEIVRALVAWCDGDLADVVFTTGGTGLSPRDVTPEATRVVLEREAPGIAERLRGVELERFPRAALSRGVAGTRARTLVINLPGSTGGVRDGLVALEPILAHAVAIVRDDATDHSPGAAGRGTT, encoded by the coding sequence ATGCGCATCGCCATCCTGACCATCTCCGACGCCGGCGCGCGCGGGTTGCGCGCCGATGCCTCGGGCGACGCCGTGGCGGCGTGGGCCGCGGCAACCGGGGGGGATGTGACCGTGCGCCACATCGTGCCTGACGAGAGCGTGGAGATCGTGCGCGCGCTGGTGGCGTGGTGCGATGGCGACCTGGCCGATGTCGTCTTCACGACCGGCGGCACCGGGCTCTCGCCGCGCGACGTCACGCCGGAAGCCACGCGCGTGGTCCTGGAGCGCGAGGCTCCCGGGATCGCCGAGCGGTTGCGGGGCGTGGAGCTGGAGCGGTTCCCGCGCGCGGCGCTGTCGCGCGGGGTGGCGGGGACGCGCGCGCGCACGCTCGTGATCAACCTGCCGGGTTCCACGGGTGGTGTGCGCGATGGCCTTGTGGCCCTCGAGCCGATCTTGGCGCACGCCGTGGCCATCGTGCGCGACGACGCGACCGATCATTCGCCCGGTGCCGCCGGGCGGGGGACGACATGA
- the gcvT gene encoding glycine cleavage system aminomethyltransferase GcvT, whose product MSDTSPTALKRTPFHAMHAALGAKIVPFAGYEMPVQYPTGITVEHKAVREHCGLFDVSHMGEFLVRGPQAVEFVNYVTTNNVLALAIGQVQYSGILNERGTFEDDCLVYREADGILMVVNASNKDKDFAHISQQLSKFDCTLTDISDDIALLALQGPEAKDVLQPLTDVDLSTIKYYHFAMGSVCGVGNIYVSRTGYTGEDGFELYFDPAHAATIWNALLADSRVTPTGLGCRDSLRLEMGMALYGNDIDDTVTPLEANLGWITKLAKGDFVGREALVRQKEAGIPRKLVGFTFAERAIPRHGYPVFCNGAPSGSVCSGTMSPSLGIPIGTCYLPTASAAEGSAFEVEIRGKRVAATVVKPPFYKDASHL is encoded by the coding sequence ATGTCCGACACCAGCCCGACCGCCCTCAAGCGCACGCCGTTCCACGCGATGCATGCCGCCCTCGGCGCCAAGATCGTCCCGTTTGCCGGGTACGAGATGCCGGTGCAGTACCCCACCGGGATCACCGTGGAGCACAAGGCGGTGCGCGAGCACTGCGGGCTGTTCGACGTCTCGCACATGGGCGAGTTCCTGGTGCGCGGCCCGCAGGCGGTCGAGTTCGTGAACTACGTCACGACCAACAACGTCCTGGCGCTCGCCATCGGGCAGGTGCAGTACTCGGGGATCCTGAATGAGCGCGGGACCTTCGAGGACGACTGCCTCGTCTATCGCGAGGCCGACGGCATCCTGATGGTCGTGAACGCGTCCAACAAGGACAAGGACTTCGCCCACATCTCGCAGCAGCTGTCGAAGTTCGACTGCACGCTCACCGACATCAGCGACGATATCGCCCTGCTGGCGCTGCAAGGGCCCGAGGCTAAGGACGTGCTGCAGCCGCTGACCGACGTCGACCTCTCGACCATCAAGTACTATCACTTCGCGATGGGGAGCGTGTGCGGCGTGGGCAACATCTACGTCTCGCGCACCGGCTACACCGGCGAGGACGGCTTCGAGCTGTACTTCGACCCGGCGCATGCGGCGACCATCTGGAACGCCCTGCTCGCCGACTCGCGCGTGACGCCGACCGGACTGGGGTGCCGCGACTCGTTGCGCCTGGAGATGGGGATGGCGCTCTACGGGAACGACATCGACGACACCGTGACCCCGCTCGAGGCCAACCTCGGCTGGATCACCAAGCTGGCCAAGGGAGACTTCGTCGGGCGCGAGGCACTCGTCAGGCAGAAGGAGGCGGGGATCCCGCGCAAGCTCGTCGGCTTCACCTTCGCCGAGCGGGCGATCCCGCGCCACGGCTATCCCGTCTTCTGCAACGGGGCGCCCAGCGGCAGCGTGTGCAGCGGGACGATGAGTCCGTCGCTCGGCATCCCGATCGGGACGTGCTACCTCCCCACGGCGTCGGCGGCGGAAGGGAGCGCCTTCGAGGTGGAGATCCGCGGGAAGCGCGTGGCAGCGACCGTCGTCAAGCCGCCGTTCTACAAGGACGCATCCCATCTCTAG
- the argF gene encoding ornithine carbamoyltransferase: MTHRDFLAIPDFSTDELVALFALAEAMRAGRYDRKPLTGKSLAMIFMKSSTRTRVSFEVGTWQLGGAAWFLSPRDVQIGRGEPIGDTARVLSRYVDGIMIRTFSHQDVEDLARDASVPIINGLTDLLHPCQVLADVLTIRQHLGTHEGQVVAWIGDGNNMANSWINAAYRLGFDLRLACPEGYDPDPALLARARERGRVELVRDPREAVRGATVVTTDVWASMGQEEEQAARERAFAGFTVDGALMAAAEPNAIFLHCLPAHRGEEVAAEVIDGPQSRVWDEAENRLHIQKAIMAVLMGGEAL; this comes from the coding sequence ATGACGCACCGCGACTTCCTCGCGATCCCCGACTTCTCGACCGACGAACTGGTCGCCCTGTTCGCGCTCGCCGAGGCGATGCGCGCCGGCCGGTATGACAGGAAGCCGCTCACGGGGAAGTCGCTGGCGATGATCTTCATGAAGTCGTCGACGCGCACCCGCGTCTCCTTCGAGGTCGGCACGTGGCAGCTCGGCGGCGCGGCCTGGTTCCTGTCGCCGCGCGATGTGCAGATCGGGCGCGGTGAGCCCATCGGCGACACCGCCAGGGTGCTGTCGCGCTACGTCGACGGCATCATGATCCGCACCTTCTCGCACCAGGACGTCGAGGATCTCGCACGCGACGCGTCGGTCCCCATCATCAATGGGCTCACCGACCTCCTGCACCCGTGCCAGGTGCTCGCCGACGTCCTCACCATCCGGCAGCATCTCGGCACGCACGAAGGGCAGGTGGTGGCATGGATCGGCGATGGGAACAACATGGCCAACTCGTGGATCAATGCCGCGTATCGTCTCGGCTTCGACCTGCGGCTCGCCTGTCCCGAGGGCTACGATCCCGATCCGGCGCTGCTGGCGCGCGCGCGCGAACGGGGGCGCGTCGAGCTCGTGCGCGACCCGCGCGAGGCGGTGCGGGGGGCGACCGTCGTCACGACCGATGTGTGGGCATCGATGGGGCAGGAGGAGGAGCAGGCAGCCCGCGAGCGCGCCTTCGCCGGCTTCACCGTCGACGGTGCCTTGATGGCGGCCGCCGAGCCTAACGCCATCTTCCTGCACTGCCTCCCCGCGCATCGCGGCGAGGAGGTGGCGGCCGAGGTCATCGACGGCCCGCAAAGCCGCGTCTGGGACGAGGCCGAGAATCGCCTGCACATCCAGAAGGCGATCATGGCGGTGCTGATGGGGGGAGAGGCGCTGTAG
- a CDS encoding response regulator — translation MPDSTVPPSALPPSSAIAGDAEHWRDRWQIAVQGSRDGIWDWDLVTNAVYFSPQWKRICGYGDDELPNALETWTSLMHPDDLEPTLAQVRAAIDGSLAVYEPEFRMRHKDGTYRWIVARGMVLRNEQGLPVRMAGSHSDISDRRRSHEAIERAFAHQRVLTALLRVGLEDASLAEMLDRALETLTSAPLLATATRLAVYLLDPSDDTLVRVAHRASEAAHPSTDIPIVLASDRPTCQCRRAVATGQMQFAVEHAADGSAPSDGASRGSYCVPLLSDGASIGVLVAQLDVTRDAEGHDDEFLSAVASTLAGMIRRRRTEDELRRARDAAEAASRAKSDFLATMSHEIRTPMNGVMGMLSLLLDTHLGRDQREFAETSLASAQSLLSILNDILDLSKIEAGKIELEPVAFSPAPTFSELVEIFHVSARAKGLTLVRILGPRIPGRVRCDVTRVRQVITNLVGNAIKFTAAGEVRVALHLAGTTDAPALQVTVSDTGIGIAAEQLAHVFEKFTQADTSTTRRYGGTGLGLAITRQLVALLGGTLAVDSTPEVGTAFHVTIPVEVLDWTQTNGGVSEERRELQARTLTPSSVAAIQPPRLVLLVEDNEVNALVALHLLARAGHRVTHARNGREAVDAYRAERFDVILMDCMMPEVDGFEATAQIRALEATSGSHTRIIAMTANAFTQDRERCLAVGMDDYLAKPLDQEAIGRLFQLIDAPNPLGAR, via the coding sequence ATGCCAGATTCCACCGTGCCACCGAGCGCCCTTCCCCCCTCGTCCGCCATCGCGGGCGACGCGGAGCATTGGCGCGACCGATGGCAGATCGCGGTGCAGGGCTCGCGTGACGGGATCTGGGACTGGGATCTCGTCACCAACGCCGTCTACTTCTCGCCGCAATGGAAGCGGATCTGCGGCTACGGCGATGACGAGCTCCCCAATGCGCTGGAGACGTGGACCTCGCTCATGCATCCAGACGACCTCGAGCCGACGCTCGCCCAGGTGCGCGCGGCGATCGACGGTTCGCTCGCGGTGTACGAGCCCGAGTTCCGCATGCGTCACAAGGACGGGACGTATCGCTGGATCGTGGCGCGCGGGATGGTGCTGCGGAACGAGCAGGGGCTCCCGGTGCGCATGGCCGGATCGCACAGCGACATCAGCGACCGGCGACGCTCGCACGAAGCGATCGAGCGTGCGTTCGCCCACCAGCGCGTGCTCACCGCGCTGTTGCGCGTGGGGCTCGAGGACGCCTCGCTCGCCGAGATGCTGGATCGGGCGCTGGAGACGCTGACGTCGGCGCCACTCCTGGCGACGGCCACACGCCTGGCGGTGTATCTCCTCGACCCCTCCGACGACACCTTGGTGCGCGTGGCGCACCGCGCCAGCGAGGCGGCACATCCCAGCACGGATATTCCGATCGTCCTCGCCTCGGACCGCCCCACCTGTCAGTGTCGTCGTGCGGTGGCGACCGGCCAGATGCAATTCGCCGTCGAGCACGCCGCTGATGGCTCCGCCCCCTCGGACGGCGCGAGCCGCGGCTCGTACTGCGTGCCGCTCCTGTCCGACGGTGCCTCGATTGGGGTGTTGGTTGCCCAGCTGGACGTCACGCGCGACGCCGAGGGACACGACGACGAGTTCCTGTCCGCGGTCGCCAGCACGCTCGCCGGGATGATCCGGCGGCGACGCACCGAGGACGAGCTGCGCCGCGCGCGCGACGCCGCCGAAGCGGCGAGTCGCGCCAAGTCCGACTTCCTGGCCACGATGAGCCACGAGATCCGCACCCCGATGAACGGGGTGATGGGGATGCTCAGCCTCCTGCTCGATACGCACCTGGGGCGCGACCAACGCGAGTTCGCCGAGACCTCGCTGGCGTCGGCGCAGTCGCTCCTGTCGATCCTGAACGACATCCTCGACCTCTCCAAGATCGAGGCCGGCAAGATCGAGTTGGAGCCGGTGGCCTTCTCGCCGGCGCCGACCTTCTCGGAACTGGTGGAGATCTTCCACGTGTCGGCGCGCGCCAAGGGGCTGACGCTCGTCCGCATCCTGGGGCCGCGCATCCCGGGACGCGTCCGTTGCGATGTCACGCGCGTCCGGCAGGTCATCACCAACCTCGTGGGCAACGCCATCAAGTTCACGGCGGCGGGCGAGGTGCGCGTGGCGCTCCACCTGGCCGGGACCACGGACGCGCCGGCGTTGCAGGTGACGGTCTCCGACACGGGGATCGGGATCGCCGCCGAACAGCTCGCCCACGTGTTCGAGAAGTTCACCCAGGCCGACACCTCGACGACGCGCCGGTACGGCGGGACGGGGCTCGGGCTGGCGATCACGCGACAGCTCGTGGCGTTGTTGGGCGGGACGCTGGCGGTCGACAGCACCCCGGAGGTCGGAACCGCCTTCCACGTGACCATCCCGGTCGAGGTGCTCGACTGGACGCAGACGAACGGCGGGGTGAGCGAGGAACGGCGCGAACTGCAGGCCCGGACCCTGACCCCGTCATCGGTCGCCGCGATCCAGCCGCCACGGCTCGTCCTGCTCGTCGAGGACAACGAGGTCAACGCCCTCGTGGCGTTGCACCTGCTCGCCCGCGCGGGGCACCGCGTGACCCACGCGCGCAACGGCCGGGAGGCGGTCGACGCCTACCGGGCGGAGCGCTTCGACGTCATCCTCATGGACTGCATGATGCCGGAGGTCGATGGCTTCGAGGCCACCGCGCAGATTCGCGCGCTCGAAGCCACGAGCGGGTCGCACACCCGCATCATCGCGATGACGGCCAACGCCTTCACCCAGGACCGCGAGCGCTGCCTCGCCGTCGGGATGGACGACTACCTGGCCAAGCCGCTCGACCAGGAGGCGATCGGCCGCCTCTTCCAGCTCATCGACGCCCCGAACCCGCTCGGCGCGCGCTAG